Proteins encoded together in one Gemmatimonadota bacterium DH-78 window:
- a CDS encoding aldehyde dehydrogenase family protein, with product MNTQQILDSLGLDDVNPGGFDGEWMASGELLDIPTPVDGTRIAAVRQVTEAEYDRIVDRAHEAFLQWRTVPAPRRGEIVRQLGNRLREKKEALGALVTLEMGKIRAEGQGEVQEMIDICDFAVGLSRQLYGLTMASERQDHHMREQWHPLGVVGIISAFNFPVAVWSWNSALAAVCGNSTVWKPSERTPLTAVAVTKIAAEVCAENDIDPALFSLVVGDGPSIGERMIHDRRIPLVSATGSTRMGKRVGEVVGARLGRSILELGGNNAIIVTPNANLDLTLPAILFGSVGTAAQRCTSTRRIIVHASVREELERRLVRAYGDIAIGNPLDEGTLMGPLLDETAVQNLMDAKEKVVAAGGEILCGGERLEGDEYPGGRYVTPCIARAENHFDIVQHETFAPILYIIEYGSKDATPAEAIAEMEEAMRIHNDVPQGLSSAIFTDHMREAEYFLSHRGSDCGIANVNLGTSGAEIGGAFGGEKDTGGGRESGSDAWKAYMRRQTNTVNWSTSLPLAQGIEFG from the coding sequence ATGAATACCCAGCAGATTCTCGACAGCCTCGGCCTCGACGACGTGAACCCGGGCGGGTTCGACGGCGAGTGGATGGCCTCCGGCGAGCTCCTCGACATTCCCACCCCGGTCGACGGTACGCGCATCGCCGCCGTTCGTCAGGTGACCGAGGCCGAGTACGACCGCATCGTCGATCGGGCCCACGAGGCGTTCCTCCAGTGGCGCACGGTGCCGGCTCCGCGCCGCGGCGAGATCGTGCGCCAGCTCGGCAACCGTCTCCGCGAGAAGAAGGAGGCGCTGGGCGCCCTCGTCACCCTCGAAATGGGCAAGATTCGGGCGGAGGGTCAGGGCGAGGTGCAGGAGATGATCGACATCTGCGACTTCGCGGTCGGGCTGTCGCGCCAGCTGTACGGGCTGACGATGGCCTCGGAGCGGCAGGACCATCACATGCGCGAGCAGTGGCACCCGCTCGGGGTGGTGGGCATCATCAGCGCCTTCAACTTCCCGGTGGCGGTGTGGAGCTGGAACTCCGCCCTCGCCGCCGTCTGCGGCAACAGCACGGTGTGGAAGCCGTCGGAGCGCACGCCGCTCACCGCCGTGGCCGTCACGAAGATCGCCGCCGAGGTGTGCGCCGAGAACGACATCGATCCCGCGCTCTTCTCGCTGGTGGTGGGCGATGGTCCGTCGATCGGCGAGCGGATGATCCACGACCGGCGGATCCCCCTGGTGTCGGCCACCGGGTCGACCCGCATGGGCAAGCGGGTGGGCGAGGTGGTCGGCGCGCGTCTCGGCCGCAGCATCCTCGAGCTGGGCGGCAACAACGCGATCATCGTCACCCCGAACGCCAACCTCGACCTGACCCTGCCGGCGATCCTCTTCGGCTCGGTGGGCACCGCGGCCCAGCGCTGCACGAGCACGCGCCGGATCATCGTGCACGCCTCGGTGCGCGAGGAGCTCGAGCGGCGTCTCGTGCGGGCCTACGGCGACATCGCCATCGGCAACCCTCTCGACGAGGGCACCCTGATGGGGCCGCTTCTCGACGAGACGGCGGTGCAGAACCTGATGGACGCCAAGGAGAAGGTGGTGGCCGCCGGGGGCGAGATCCTCTGTGGCGGCGAGCGGCTGGAGGGCGACGAATACCCCGGCGGCCGCTACGTCACCCCCTGCATCGCCCGTGCAGAGAACCACTTCGACATCGTCCAGCACGAGACCTTCGCCCCGATTCTCTACATCATCGAGTACGGCTCGAAGGACGCGACGCCCGCCGAGGCCATCGCCGAGATGGAGGAGGCGATGCGCATCCACAACGACGTGCCCCAGGGACTGTCGTCGGCGATCTTCACCGACCACATGCGCGAGGCCGAGTACTTCCTCTCGCATCGGGGCTCGGACTGCGGCATCGCCAACGTGAATCTGGGCACGTCGGGCGCGGAGATCGGCGGCGCCTTCGGCGGAGAGAAGGACACCGGCGGGGGCCGCGAATCGGGCTCCGACGCCTGGAAGGCCTACATGCGCCGCCAGACCAACACGGTCAACTGGAGCACCAGCCTCCCGCTCGCCCAAGGCATCGAGTTCGGCTGA
- a CDS encoding helix-turn-helix domain-containing protein, whose product MDEPHRSPRFERYDCSAGCPVEAALELIGGKWKGLVLFHLLDGPVRFNALRRLIGGVTARVLARQLRELEAAGLVHREAYPVVPPRVEYSLTPMGASLGDILMSLQEWGARWALPKDLAAPEE is encoded by the coding sequence ATGGACGAACCCCACCGCTCCCCTCGCTTCGAGCGCTACGACTGTAGTGCCGGATGCCCGGTGGAGGCCGCGCTGGAGTTGATCGGCGGCAAGTGGAAGGGGCTCGTTCTCTTTCATCTCCTCGACGGACCGGTCCGCTTCAACGCCCTGCGCCGGTTGATCGGCGGCGTGACGGCGCGGGTCCTGGCCCGCCAGCTCCGCGAACTCGAAGCCGCCGGGCTCGTGCATCGGGAGGCCTACCCGGTGGTGCCCCCCAGAGTCGAGTACAGCCTCACCCCGATGGGCGCTTCGCTGGGAGACATCCTGATGTCGTTGCAGGAGTGGGGCGCCCGCTGGGCGCTGCCGAAAGACCTCGCGGCCCCCGAGGAATGA
- a CDS encoding SDR family NAD(P)-dependent oxidoreductase, translating into MTRTILLTGATSGLGLATAEALAPLGHRLLLHGRNPTRVQALVARLGQHRADPGGLEPWVADLSSMEEVHRLADAILARHDRIDVLVNNAGIFKADDPRTEEGLDPRFAVNALAPYLLTLRLLPLLDRQSRVVNLSSAAQSSVDPAALRGEVPLDHGAAYAQSKLALTIWSQQIDRELEGEGPAVIAVNPGSFLATRMVREAYGVGGNDPSIGVEIILRAALADAFADAGGRYYDNDHGRFAPPHPDARDPEAVAEVMNTLDDILRRLGIDPTPYKAWTAVS; encoded by the coding sequence ATGACCCGCACCATCCTCCTCACCGGGGCCACCTCCGGCCTCGGCCTCGCGACCGCCGAGGCGCTCGCTCCCCTCGGTCACCGACTCCTGTTGCACGGCCGCAACCCCACCCGGGTGCAGGCGCTCGTCGCGCGGCTGGGTCAGCACCGCGCCGACCCAGGAGGGCTGGAGCCCTGGGTGGCCGACCTCTCGAGCATGGAGGAGGTACACCGGCTCGCGGACGCCATTCTGGCGCGTCACGACCGCATCGACGTGCTGGTGAACAACGCCGGGATCTTCAAGGCCGACGATCCGCGAACCGAGGAAGGGCTCGATCCGCGGTTCGCGGTCAACGCCCTCGCACCCTACCTGCTCACCCTTCGGCTGCTTCCGCTGCTGGACCGCCAATCCCGGGTCGTGAACCTGAGTTCGGCCGCCCAGTCGTCGGTGGATCCGGCGGCGCTGCGCGGCGAGGTCCCGCTCGACCACGGCGCCGCCTACGCGCAGTCGAAGCTCGCGCTCACGATCTGGTCGCAGCAGATCGACCGGGAGCTGGAGGGTGAAGGTCCCGCGGTCATCGCCGTGAACCCCGGGTCCTTTCTCGCCACGCGCATGGTGCGCGAAGCCTACGGGGTGGGCGGAAACGACCCCTCGATCGGGGTGGAGATCATTCTACGTGCGGCGCTCGCCGACGCCTTCGCCGACGCGGGGGGCCGCTACTACGACAACGACCACGGTCGGTTCGCGCCGCCCCACCCCGATGCCCGGGACCCCGAGGCGGTGGCCGAGGTGATGAACACCCTCGACGACATCCTTCGGCGGCTCGGGATCGACCCGACGCCCTACAAGGCCTGGACGGCCGTCTCGTGA
- a CDS encoding DinB family protein, with protein sequence MDPSTVVHFMDTDDFLKHWQGHRALTRRVIEAFPDEHLFTFSIGGMRPFGELVQEMLGIAVPMVRGMITDEWTEFSDGTASSKKELLRLWDADTKALDELWPSVPKARFAETFTSFGQYTGPGYEQLLYAMDNEVHHRGQGTVYLRALEIEPPAFWER encoded by the coding sequence ATGGATCCGTCGACCGTGGTGCACTTCATGGACACCGACGACTTCCTGAAGCACTGGCAGGGGCACCGCGCCCTCACGCGTCGGGTCATCGAGGCCTTTCCCGACGAGCACCTCTTCACCTTCTCGATCGGCGGCATGCGCCCGTTCGGTGAACTGGTGCAGGAGATGCTCGGGATCGCGGTGCCCATGGTGCGCGGCATGATCACCGACGAGTGGACGGAGTTTTCCGACGGAACGGCGTCGTCGAAGAAGGAGCTCCTCCGGTTGTGGGATGCCGACACGAAGGCGCTCGACGAGCTGTGGCCCTCGGTGCCGAAGGCTCGGTTCGCCGAGACCTTCACCTCGTTCGGGCAGTACACCGGCCCCGGGTACGAGCAGTTGCTCTACGCCATGGACAACGAGGTGCACCATCGGGGGCAGGGAACCGTGTACCTCCGGGCCCTGGAGATCGAGCCGCCGGCCTTCTGGGAGCGCTGA
- a CDS encoding TonB-dependent receptor: MPTPYPPRIAPARGIVLLAVLALVTALAGLLSPLTAQQTAVTGLVRDDVGNPLPGATVRLEGEDGRTSVGDADGAFRFVGVAPGEYTLSATYLGYSAASATVTVMAGATSTAVLVMQPAPLEVEGITTYGELTRGQAQALNAQKNSPNLKYVISEELFDLYPDINAAETVQRLPGVSIARDQGEGRFVQVRGLGEQFNSLTVNGVRLPSIGRGSERAVELDIVPSSMVEEISVTKALRPDMDGDALGGTVDMVYKRPGSEPFLHLDLGGGLNDQQSEIDSWGQGIVSVSGNAGTRFADDRLGILVAGSYHDTERGSLFESWRYVEDEGGELSRHRTTDYDVGRKNMGLLSSLDLQYSDTGELTFAVNWQHYLEDEIRRLAIYNIGPLTEQRFTGNRVREQDMLFAQLAGDQQFGRARLEFQGSWSQGEEDWPDITEFRWTRSNPMLAGLSDAEIDDLGAMSTFNGVDAPLTLDYAYFYPTSVESGQQSAGADLTVLAGGSGNSSFKVGGRFTSADRTYLFSSVRSTPTDPSTFTIEGGTFGLPEVKFDDPEIGQLGLSSPLTPADPRTNASSYEAEERTLAGYLMNTTDWSDRFTTMVGVRVERTSHDYLQFSTGNEGEGSYTSVLPSAHGIVRLDPNSQVRFAVSRGLSRPSFRSLVPVDVVDEEDLEISRGNPELEPTTAWSFDLMFERYGNQLGFLSGGLFYKKLQDPIAGGSYTESVGGTQYTVFQPLNGGSATVYGFEVAAYQRLSALGLPLFRHLALNANYTWNHSEADFGSEREREYPLPNSPEHTGNLSLIYENPNAGFTTVVAGNYRSYMWEKFEGGQLHNDIWTGSEFHLDVSMRKDWTRGLSTYLQLNNLTNESDREIQGEPSESFSRIHERESYSWWATLGVRVTR; encoded by the coding sequence ATGCCGACGCCGTACCCCCCTCGCATCGCCCCCGCCCGCGGGATCGTCCTGCTGGCCGTTCTCGCCCTCGTCACCGCCCTCGCCGGGCTCCTCTCCCCACTGACGGCCCAGCAGACCGCCGTCACCGGCCTCGTTCGCGACGATGTCGGCAATCCCCTTCCGGGCGCCACGGTGCGCCTCGAGGGCGAGGACGGCCGCACCTCGGTGGGCGACGCCGACGGCGCCTTCCGCTTCGTGGGCGTGGCTCCGGGCGAGTACACCCTGAGCGCCACCTACCTCGGCTACTCGGCGGCCAGCGCCACGGTCACCGTCATGGCCGGTGCGACGAGCACGGCCGTGCTCGTGATGCAGCCCGCCCCGCTCGAGGTGGAGGGCATCACCACCTACGGCGAACTCACGCGCGGACAGGCCCAGGCGCTCAACGCGCAGAAGAACTCGCCCAACCTCAAGTACGTGATCAGCGAGGAGCTCTTCGATCTCTACCCCGACATCAACGCGGCGGAGACCGTGCAGCGGCTGCCCGGAGTCTCCATCGCCCGCGACCAGGGAGAGGGCCGCTTCGTGCAGGTGCGCGGCCTGGGTGAGCAGTTCAACTCGCTGACCGTGAACGGCGTGCGGCTGCCGAGCATCGGGCGCGGATCGGAGCGCGCGGTCGAGCTCGACATCGTGCCGTCGTCGATGGTGGAAGAGATCTCGGTCACCAAGGCGCTGCGCCCCGACATGGACGGCGACGCGCTGGGCGGCACGGTCGACATGGTGTACAAGCGTCCGGGCAGCGAGCCCTTTCTCCATCTCGACCTCGGCGGCGGGCTCAACGACCAGCAGTCGGAGATCGACAGCTGGGGTCAGGGCATCGTGTCGGTGAGCGGCAACGCGGGCACGCGCTTCGCCGACGACCGCCTCGGCATTCTCGTGGCCGGCAGCTACCACGACACCGAGCGCGGATCGCTCTTCGAGTCGTGGCGCTACGTGGAAGACGAGGGCGGTGAACTCAGCCGCCACCGCACCACCGACTACGACGTCGGCCGCAAGAACATGGGACTGCTGTCGAGCCTCGATCTGCAGTACTCCGACACCGGCGAGCTCACCTTCGCGGTGAACTGGCAGCACTACCTGGAAGACGAGATCCGCCGGCTGGCCATCTACAACATCGGCCCGCTCACCGAGCAGCGCTTCACCGGCAACCGGGTGCGCGAGCAGGACATGCTTTTCGCCCAGCTCGCCGGCGACCAGCAGTTCGGCCGCGCCCGGCTCGAGTTCCAGGGGTCGTGGTCGCAGGGCGAGGAGGACTGGCCCGACATCACCGAGTTCCGCTGGACCCGCTCGAACCCGATGCTGGCCGGGCTGAGCGACGCCGAGATCGACGACCTCGGCGCGATGTCGACCTTCAACGGAGTCGACGCCCCGCTCACCCTCGACTACGCCTATTTCTACCCGACGAGCGTGGAGTCGGGGCAGCAGAGCGCCGGGGCCGATCTCACGGTGCTCGCCGGCGGCTCGGGCAACTCGTCGTTCAAGGTCGGAGGTCGCTTCACCTCGGCCGACCGCACCTATCTCTTCTCGAGCGTGCGCTCCACTCCCACCGACCCCTCCACCTTCACCATCGAGGGCGGCACCTTCGGCCTGCCCGAGGTGAAATTCGACGACCCCGAGATCGGCCAGCTCGGACTGTCGAGCCCGCTCACCCCCGCTGACCCGCGCACGAACGCCTCGTCGTACGAGGCCGAGGAGCGCACCCTGGCCGGCTACCTCATGAACACCACCGACTGGTCGGATCGCTTCACGACCATGGTGGGCGTCCGGGTGGAGCGCACGAGCCACGACTACCTGCAGTTCTCGACCGGCAACGAGGGCGAGGGCAGCTACACCTCGGTGCTGCCGTCGGCGCATGGCATCGTGCGGCTCGACCCCAACTCGCAGGTGCGGTTCGCGGTGTCGCGCGGGCTGTCGCGCCCGTCGTTCCGCAGCCTCGTACCGGTCGACGTGGTGGACGAGGAAGACCTCGAGATCAGCCGCGGCAACCCCGAGCTCGAGCCCACGACCGCGTGGAGCTTCGACCTGATGTTCGAGCGCTACGGCAACCAGCTCGGCTTCCTGAGCGGAGGACTGTTCTACAAGAAGCTGCAGGATCCGATCGCCGGCGGCTCCTACACGGAGTCGGTGGGAGGCACGCAGTACACCGTCTTCCAGCCCCTCAACGGCGGATCGGCCACCGTCTACGGCTTCGAGGTGGCCGCCTACCAGCGGCTCAGCGCCCTCGGCCTGCCCCTCTTCCGGCACCTGGCGCTCAACGCGAACTACACCTGGAATCACTCCGAGGCCGACTTCGGCTCCGAGCGCGAGCGCGAGTACCCGCTGCCGAACAGCCCCGAGCACACCGGCAACCTCTCGCTCATCTACGAGAACCCCAACGCCGGCTTCACCACCGTGGTGGCGGGCAACTACCGCTCGTACATGTGGGAGAAGTTCGAGGGCGGCCAGCTGCACAACGACATCTGGACCGGATCGGAGTTCCACCTCGATGTGTCGATGCGCAAGGACTGGACGCGCGGCCTGAGCACCTACCTGCAGCTCAACAACCTCACCAACGAGTCGGATCGCGAGATCCAGGGCGAGCCGAGCGAGTCGTTCTCGCGGATCCACGAGCGCGAGTCGTACAGCTGGTGGGCCACGCTGGGCGTGCGGGTGACCCGATGA
- a CDS encoding TetR/AcrR family transcriptional regulator, producing MGRPRAVTDEQIIAAARRCFLDRGAGVPASEIARDLGVSHTTLFNRFGSKEGLLVAALEPPREVPWVEALEAGPDGRPVRDQLVEHARVISAFYAEMEAGLSLLRAAGVEHGSGGCTRGEGEAESAAERGYHALVAWLERAQRQESLAICDSRTLASTILGALHGWTLTATACGQGDDAEGAGACDAGDRHVERVVDLLWHGIGPRAGVVPG from the coding sequence ATGGGACGCCCCAGAGCGGTCACCGACGAACAGATCATCGCTGCGGCCCGCCGCTGCTTTCTCGACCGAGGGGCCGGGGTGCCCGCCTCCGAGATCGCGCGCGATCTGGGGGTGAGCCACACCACCCTCTTCAACCGGTTCGGATCGAAGGAGGGACTGCTCGTCGCCGCACTCGAGCCGCCCCGCGAGGTGCCCTGGGTCGAGGCGCTCGAGGCGGGCCCCGACGGCCGCCCGGTCCGCGACCAGCTGGTCGAGCACGCCCGGGTGATCTCGGCCTTCTACGCCGAGATGGAAGCCGGCCTGTCGCTGCTCCGCGCGGCCGGAGTGGAGCACGGAAGCGGCGGATGCACGCGGGGCGAGGGCGAAGCGGAGTCGGCCGCCGAGCGGGGCTACCACGCCCTGGTGGCGTGGCTGGAGCGGGCGCAGCGCCAGGAATCGCTGGCGATCTGCGACTCCCGCACCCTGGCGTCGACGATCCTGGGCGCGCTCCACGGATGGACCCTCACGGCCACGGCCTGCGGACAGGGCGACGACGCTGAGGGGGCGGGTGCGTGCGACGCGGGCGACCGCCACGTCGAGCGCGTCGTCGACCTGCTCTGGCACGGGATCGGGCCCCGCGCGGGGGTCGTGCCCGGCTGA
- a CDS encoding alkene reductase — protein sequence MADLFTPLDVGPYTLSNRLVMAPMTRSRADGDGVQADIVATYYAQRAGAGLIVTEGVFPSAMGKGYINTPGIVTDEQVDAWRAVADAVHAEGGRIFMQIMHVGRISHPSMLPGEATPVAPSAIRAVAQAWTKSGPQDLPTPRALATDEIGAVIDDYRRATRRALEAGFDGVELHAASGYLPEQFLSSGTNQRDDRYGGSVENRVRFVLETLDAMADEAGADRVGIKIAPEMGFNDIVDADPEETYTHLVEQLRGRGLAYLHVAGAFAEGTDYHALLRVRFDGPYFIGGGLDRETARAHVETGRADGVVFGAAFIANPDLPERFRDDAPLAEPDRSTFYTGGESGYIDYPTLAELGAA from the coding sequence ATGGCGGACCTCTTCACCCCTCTCGACGTCGGACCCTACACCCTTTCGAACCGCCTCGTGATGGCGCCGATGACGCGCTCGCGAGCCGATGGCGACGGGGTGCAGGCCGATATCGTTGCAACCTATTACGCGCAGCGGGCGGGCGCAGGCCTGATCGTGACCGAAGGCGTGTTTCCCTCGGCCATGGGCAAGGGCTACATCAATACGCCGGGCATCGTGACCGACGAGCAGGTCGACGCCTGGCGCGCGGTGGCCGACGCGGTGCACGCCGAGGGCGGCCGCATCTTCATGCAGATCATGCATGTCGGCCGCATCTCGCACCCCTCGATGCTGCCGGGAGAGGCCACGCCGGTCGCGCCGTCGGCCATTCGCGCCGTTGCGCAGGCGTGGACGAAGAGCGGACCGCAGGATCTGCCCACCCCGCGCGCACTCGCCACCGACGAGATCGGGGCGGTGATCGACGACTACCGGAGGGCCACCCGCCGCGCGCTCGAGGCGGGCTTCGACGGTGTGGAACTCCACGCGGCGTCGGGCTACCTGCCCGAACAGTTCCTGTCGTCCGGCACCAACCAGCGCGACGACCGCTACGGGGGCTCGGTGGAGAACCGCGTTCGCTTCGTGCTCGAAACGCTCGACGCCATGGCCGACGAGGCCGGTGCCGACCGGGTCGGGATCAAGATCGCGCCCGAGATGGGCTTCAACGACATCGTCGACGCCGATCCGGAAGAGACGTACACGCATCTCGTGGAGCAGCTGCGGGGGCGCGGACTCGCCTATCTGCATGTGGCCGGCGCCTTCGCCGAGGGCACGGACTATCACGCGCTGCTGCGGGTGCGGTTCGATGGACCGTACTTCATCGGCGGCGGTCTGGATCGGGAGACGGCGCGCGCGCACGTGGAGACCGGTCGCGCCGACGGCGTGGTGTTCGGGGCCGCCTTCATCGCCAATCCCGACCTGCCCGAGCGCTTTCGCGACGACGCGCCGCTCGCCGAGCCGGATCGCAGCACCTTCTACACCGGCGGTGAGAGCGGCTACATCGACTACCCGACGCTGGCGGAGCTGGGAGCGGCCTGA
- a CDS encoding membrane dipeptidase, whose protein sequence is MSEAELVELARGIHERVITLDTHDDINAGNFTAERNYTTDLPTQVTLPKMEEGGLDVAWFIVYTGQGELDEAGFQRAYDQAIAKFDGIHRLTEEIAPDRIGLALTSDDVRRLVSEGKLVAMIGVENGYPIGMDISRVKEFHDRGARYMSLAHNGHSQLADSNTGEAINEFLHGGLSDLGREVIAEMNRWGIMIDVSHPSKEANLEAMALSEAPVIASHSTARAMFNHSRNLDDEQLFAIRDNGGVVQTVAFRSYLAGDKHAEYSRARQDILMTVAEEMDFDFAGADGPGRAFSQAVSQLPEAERDAYMARYEEVQAAADARIEAEADQLAPPVDVADFVDHIDYMVDLIGIDHVGISSDFDGGGGVDGWDDASETFNVTLELVRRGYTEEEIGKIWSGNLLRVLDEVQAVAAEIQAREG, encoded by the coding sequence ATGTCCGAAGCCGAGTTGGTGGAGCTGGCACGGGGCATCCACGAGCGGGTGATCACCCTCGACACGCACGACGACATCAACGCGGGCAACTTCACCGCCGAGCGGAACTACACCACCGATCTGCCCACGCAGGTAACCCTTCCGAAGATGGAGGAGGGCGGGCTCGACGTGGCCTGGTTCATCGTCTACACCGGGCAGGGCGAGCTCGACGAGGCCGGCTTCCAGCGAGCCTACGACCAGGCGATCGCCAAGTTCGACGGCATCCATCGCCTCACCGAGGAGATCGCGCCCGACCGCATCGGCCTCGCCCTCACCTCCGACGACGTGCGTCGGCTCGTGAGCGAGGGCAAGCTCGTGGCCATGATCGGGGTCGAGAACGGCTACCCGATCGGCATGGACATCTCGCGGGTGAAGGAGTTCCACGACCGCGGTGCGCGCTACATGTCGCTCGCGCACAACGGGCACAGTCAGCTCGCCGACTCGAACACCGGTGAGGCGATCAACGAGTTCCTGCACGGCGGGCTCAGCGACCTCGGGCGCGAGGTGATCGCCGAGATGAACCGCTGGGGCATCATGATCGACGTGTCGCACCCCTCGAAGGAGGCCAACCTCGAGGCGATGGCGCTGAGCGAGGCGCCGGTGATCGCGTCGCACTCCACCGCGCGCGCCATGTTCAACCACTCCCGCAACCTCGACGACGAGCAGCTGTTCGCGATCCGCGACAACGGCGGCGTGGTGCAGACGGTGGCCTTCCGCTCCTACCTCGCGGGCGACAAGCACGCCGAGTACAGTCGGGCCCGCCAGGACATCCTCATGACCGTGGCCGAGGAGATGGACTTCGACTTCGCCGGCGCCGACGGGCCCGGGCGCGCCTTTTCGCAGGCGGTGTCGCAGCTGCCCGAGGCCGAGCGCGACGCCTACATGGCGCGCTACGAAGAGGTGCAGGCCGCGGCCGACGCCCGGATCGAAGCCGAGGCCGATCAGCTCGCGCCCCCGGTCGACGTGGCCGACTTCGTGGACCACATCGACTACATGGTCGACCTGATCGGCATCGATCACGTGGGCATCAGCTCCGACTTCGACGGCGGTGGCGGCGTCGACGGTTGGGACGACGCCTCCGAGACCTTCAACGTCACCCTCGAGCTGGTGCGGCGAGGCTACACCGAAGAGGAGATCGGCAAGATCTGGAGCGGCAACCTGCTGCGGGTGCTCGACGAGGTGCAGGCGGTGGCGGCCGAGATCCAGGCGCGCGAGGGCTGA
- a CDS encoding carboxypeptidase regulatory-like domain-containing protein, whose amino-acid sequence MRTTAGRSIHRRAGVATAPGYRVACALCGVLLLVGATPVSARQTAARTLGGMVVDAATGSPLAQVTLRVESHGRGATSSADGRFRIEGIPEGAVLLRAARIGYEDAVVLVPEGPADALLLRLVPRPIQIEGFEVEPVTHTALEGIVRDAVSGAGVPRPALSIEGRRIGRSNGDGTFHIERLAVGRHLLLVEGLGYESLYVPLHLTGSAEPLLLALDPDPLLMEGIAVVTERLQNRRRAYAWGPVRTWTEEQLHESPAADVVHLLQMKYSLYIVPCSGGGGDCFLGRGASTFSPTVILDEMALPCGLSTLRSYDLRELHLLEVFDRGRQIRVYTRAYMTKTGRRPGALIPADYPPISSGC is encoded by the coding sequence ATGCGGACGACGGCAGGGCGGAGCATCCACAGGCGCGCGGGGGTGGCCACGGCCCCCGGCTACCGGGTGGCGTGCGCGCTCTGCGGAGTCCTGCTTCTGGTGGGGGCGACCCCGGTCTCGGCGCGGCAGACGGCGGCGCGGACCCTCGGTGGCATGGTGGTGGACGCGGCCACCGGGAGTCCCCTCGCGCAGGTCACGCTTCGGGTGGAGAGCCACGGGCGCGGCGCGACCTCGAGTGCGGACGGACGGTTTCGCATCGAGGGCATCCCCGAAGGCGCCGTGCTGCTCCGCGCCGCTCGAATCGGCTACGAAGACGCGGTGGTGCTGGTGCCGGAGGGCCCGGCGGATGCGCTCCTGCTCCGACTGGTGCCCCGGCCCATCCAGATCGAGGGATTCGAGGTGGAGCCGGTCACGCACACGGCGCTCGAAGGCATCGTCCGCGACGCCGTGTCCGGCGCGGGAGTGCCCCGCCCCGCCCTGTCGATCGAAGGGCGGCGCATCGGACGGTCGAACGGCGACGGCACCTTCCACATCGAGCGACTCGCGGTCGGGCGACACCTCCTGCTCGTGGAGGGACTGGGCTACGAGAGCCTGTACGTGCCGCTGCACCTCACCGGTTCCGCCGAGCCGCTGCTTCTGGCGCTCGACCCCGACCCCCTGCTGATGGAGGGGATCGCGGTCGTGACGGAGAGGCTCCAGAACCGCCGGCGGGCCTACGCCTGGGGACCGGTCCGGACGTGGACGGAGGAGCAGCTGCACGAGTCCCCGGCGGCTGATGTCGTGCACCTGCTCCAGATGAAGTACTCGCTGTACATCGTGCCCTGCTCCGGTGGGGGCGGAGACTGCTTTCTCGGGCGGGGGGCCTCGACCTTCAGTCCCACGGTGATCCTCGACGAGATGGCGCTGCCCTGTGGCCTGTCCACCCTCCGCAGCTACGATCTCCGCGAACTGCACCTGCTCGAGGTGTTCGACCGGGGACGGCAGATCCGCGTCTACACCCGCGCGTACATGACGAAGACGGGGCGCCGGCCGGGCGCCCTGATCCCGGCCGACTACCCACCCATCTCGTCGGGCTGCTGA
- a CDS encoding outer membrane beta-barrel protein, which translates to MLPIRLRLLAPATALAMAALLVAPADAAAQESTTRGLSLALYLQGASLSVEGGDPGSGGGGGLRIGYGLNRTITLFARADASETDVDDADVEGQWKLAHVELGTRFHFANSLRSWVPWLEAAVGARAVTVDDAEVEGDPTAEEVTFNGSAFSLGGGLDIYFSESLALDVGLAWTSGEFNEIEVGPVSIDGFDLDARSFRFNLGLAWWP; encoded by the coding sequence ATGCTCCCGATTCGCCTCCGACTGCTCGCACCCGCCACCGCCCTCGCGATGGCGGCGCTTCTCGTCGCTCCGGCCGACGCCGCCGCTCAGGAGTCCACCACCCGCGGGCTCTCGCTCGCGCTCTACCTGCAGGGCGCTTCGCTGAGCGTGGAGGGGGGGGACCCCGGCAGCGGCGGGGGAGGGGGACTCCGGATCGGCTACGGCCTCAACCGCACGATCACCCTCTTCGCGCGGGCCGATGCGTCGGAGACCGATGTGGACGACGCCGATGTCGAGGGGCAGTGGAAGCTCGCCCACGTCGAACTGGGCACGCGCTTCCACTTCGCCAACTCGCTGCGGAGCTGGGTGCCTTGGCTCGAGGCGGCGGTCGGCGCGCGCGCCGTGACTGTGGACGACGCCGAGGTGGAGGGCGATCCGACGGCCGAGGAGGTCACCTTCAACGGGTCGGCCTTCTCTCTCGGCGGGGGGCTCGACATCTACTTCTCGGAGTCGCTCGCCCTCGATGTGGGACTCGCCTGGACCTCGGGAGAGTTCAACGAGATCGAGGTCGGACCGGTGTCGATCGATGGCTTCGACCTCGACGCCCGGTCGTTCCGCTTCAACCTCGGTCTGGCCTGGTGGCCGTAG